CCGCGATATGCGGGACGAAATCAGAAATCCGATATACGGGCTATTAACCCTCGCTTTCACTATGGCTCCACTCCAAACGGAGATTAGCCAAGCCGCATAGAACAAACTCGTTGGCTCATTCTTCAATAGGCACGCTGTCACCCCGGTAAACCGGGGCTCCAGCTCCTTGTAAGTATATGGTTTCAGGTACTATTTCACCTCCCTCACCGGGATGCTTTTCACCTTTCCCTCACGGTACTTGTTCGCTATCGATCTTAAGAAGTATTTAGTCTTAGGTCATAGTCGACCTGGATTCCCGCGGGATTTCTCGTGTCCCGCGGTACTTAAGATATGTTGCAGTAAAGCTATAACCCCTTTCACTTACAGGGCTATCACCTGCTCTGGCGGAGCTTTCCAGCTCGCTTCAATTAGGGAAAGTTATAATTTGTATCTTTACCTTTCTTTGTCTAGGAAGAAAACGCAACTATCTTGCAACTCCAATAAAACATATGGTCCTAGAACCTTCTAATCCAGATAGCAAAAAGCTAACTGAATCGCAGTTTTACGGGTTTAGACTCCTCCCCTTTCGCTCGCCACTACTCAGGGAATAAATATTTTTCTCTTTTCCTCCGGCTACTAAGATGTTTCAGTTCGCCGGGTTGTCCACTCACTGTCCTATGTGTTCAGACAGCGGTCGTCCCGACTTCATCGGGACGGGTTTCCCCATTCGGAAATCCTCGGGTCAAAGGTTGCTTGCCACCTCGCCGAGGCTTATCGCAGGCTGCTGCGTCCTTCATCGTCTTCTTAAGTCAGGGCATCCACCATATACTCTTAATGAGATTTTCCCACACTTTTGATTTCAAAAGTGTTTTATCTTATTTCGCCAATTGCAAAAGCAAAATAAGATTTTATTTAATTTGATTTATTTAATTGTTAAAGTTCAGATTGGAAAGCAACATTTTGAAACATATTCTAAACTTTTTTATGCTCCCAAATTCTGATTCCCAATTTATACAACCAAAAAACCGCCTTTAAGCGGTTTCGCAACACTTAAAAATAGCTAGTGCGTCAACCGCTTATAAATTTATTAATAATTATTATTTTACTCATAAAATATTTAACTTTTTAACCGCTTATATATTATACAGCACTTAAAAATAATGTCAAGATGACATTTTTTGTTTAATATTACGAGACATCTAAAATAAAAAAATTATTTTTTAACTTTCTCCAATAACTCGGGATTTTCCATCTGGGCCTGCGCGACCTCCTTGTTAATCATCTCATTGTCATATAATCTTTTTAAATCCTGGTCCATGCTAACCATTCCTTCCTTAATGCTTGTTTCAATTACGGTTCTAATCTGGGCTATTTTATTTTCCCGGATTAAATTAGCGACCGCCGATGTGTTAAGCAATATTTCGCGGGCGGCTATGCGTCCGCCTTTTATTTTAGGCAATAAGCGCTGGGATATCACGCTGGCTAAAACCATAGACAGTTGCAAACGAACTTGATTCTGCTGATGCGACGGGAATATGTCAATAATGCGGTCAACGGTTTGGGCCGCGCTGTAAGTATGCAAAGTCGCTAAAACCAAATGCCCGGTCTCGGCTAAAGTTATGGTCGTGGCAACGGTTTCCAAATCGCGCATTTCCCCGACCATAACCACGTCAGGGTCCTGCCTTAAAACATGTTTTAAGCCGTTAGCAAATGTTTGAATATCACTTCCTAATTGGCGCTGTATAATAACGCTCTTCTTCGGTTTAAATAAATATTCAATCGGATCTTCAAGAGTGATGATGTGGCAGCAGCGATTATTGTTAATATAATTAACCATAGCGGCAAGAGTCGTTGACTTGCCGCAGCCGGTAGGCCCCGTGATAAGGATAAGCCCTTGCTTAAGGCCTAACAATTGATAAACTATTTCAGGCATTCCGATATCTTCTAACGTAGGCATTTTATCGTTAATGACCCTTGCGACTAAGCCGATATTATTTTTTTCATAAAGCAAATTAACTCTGAATCTTGACTTATCTTCTAATTCATAGCTAATATCAAGCTCTCTCTCGGAAATAAATCTTTGTTTTTGATCCTCTGTTAATATTGAAAAAATCATTTGCTCCATCGCTTTTTGCGCTATCGGTTTTTCGCTCTCTATATAAACCAATTCGCCGTCAATGCGCAGCACCGGAGGCAGCCCCACGACTAAATGGAGGTCTGAAGCTTCTTTTTTGACTGCGGCGCTAAAAAGTTCTTTAATATTCATATTTTTGGAAATTATATAATTTATATAAAACAAATTACCAATTTTTTTTCTTCAAACCCTTGCTTGCCGCGTCAACTTGCGCCTCCTGTTTGGAAGAGCCCTTGCCCCGGGCAACCAATTCTTCGCCCAAAAATAAGCCGATTTCAAAAATCTTATCGTGGTCGGGGCCGCTCTCGGATAAAACTTTATAATGAGGCGTGGTGCCGAATATCTCCTGCGCCTTTTCCTGAAACTTTGATTTCGGATCAATATAAAGCTGATGGGATAAAATATAATCAAACTTAGACAATATTTCATTCTTAATGAACTTTTTGGCGGAGCGCGTGCCCTGATCCAAATAAATCGCGCCTATCAGGGCCTCAACCGCGTTGGCTAAAATATATTGGCGCGCTTTTGAATTTTTATCCTTTGCCTCCCCCTTTGATAAATAAATATAATCTTCCAATCCTAATTCGTTCGCCACCTCGGCCAGCATCTTAGAGTTAACCAAACTCGCTCTCCAGTTTGTCAAATCGCCTTCCTGGGTGTCGGGAAAATGATAAAATAAATATTCGGTAACAATTATTTCCAAAACAGCGTCGCCCAAGAATTCCAAACGTTCATTGTGGCCAAGTTTAAAATTAGGATGTTCATTCAAATAAGAGCGATGCACCACGGCTTTAACGAGCAAATCTTGATTTTTAAATTTAACGCCAAGCCGCTTTTCAAACTTAGAAAAATCTCTCATCGTGATAAACAGTAAACAGTAAACAGTAAACAGAACAAATTCTACTCACTCTCCACGGTTTACTATGATTATAAATTATGAATCAGGAATCAGGAATTAGGGCTTGATTTTAATATACTAAATATATTTTTTGCATATTCCATAATTCCTAATTCATTATTCATTCCTACTTTTTCTCCATATCCTTATAAATCGCCCCCAAAACCCCGTTGACAAACTTGCCCGACGACTCCCCGCCAAAAGTCTTGGCGATTTCAATGGCTTCGTTAATGGCGACTTTAGCCGGTATGTCTTTGCTAAAAACCAATTCATAAACGCCGATGCGCAAAATATTGCGGTCAACTACGGTAATTTGCTCCAACGGCCATTCCGTGGCGTATTTGGTGATGTACTTGTCAATTTCAGGCAAATTTTTAATCACCTCTTTAATTATTTTTTCAACAAAGCCGTGGTCGTTAAATATGGGAGCGAATTGGATGAAATTCCGATTGATAATATCCGTTAAATCATTTTCCTGTTTGCCGTTAAAATCCCAACAAAACAAAGTTTGCATCGCGATCGTTCGAGCCAAGTGTCTATTGGACATACAAAAAAGTTAAAAGTTAAAAGTTAAAAGTTAAAAGTGATTTCTATGCCACAATCAAACTTTAAATTTAACTTTTTTATTTCTTCTCTTTTTTAATTTTGCTTTTAATCTTTAAAACTTCACGGCCGTTATAAAAACCGCAAAAGCCGCAGGCGCGATGGGGCAAAAGCGCTTTGCCGCACTTGGGGCATTTGTTTAAAGTTTTCGGCTTTAAAGCGTGATGGGATCTTCTTTGGCCAACCGAACTTTTAGTTCGTCTCTTTTTTGGTACGGACATATTTTGATTTTAGATTTAAAATTTATGATTTAACTGATTTTAGTATAGCTTAAATATTATCATTCAGTCAAGATAAAAACTTTCTTACTTATACCTTAGCGCTTCCAGAGGATTAAGCCGGGCCGCTCTTTTTGAAGGATAAACGCCGGTCAAAAAACCGATTACTGTTGAAAAAACCACGATAACAACCATAAACCAAAGCGGACGATAAAACAAATCAAAGGCCTGGCCGCCAAAATTTTTAGCCAGCGCGTTAATGCCAAGATTGGCGATCTCGCCGCCCAAATAACCGACAATAATTCCGCCGATGCCGCCTAAAAAACCCATTATAATCGACTCAAATAAAAATAACCGCTTAATATCCTTTTTGGTCAAACCGATTGAGCGCATAATGCCGATTTCATTGATTCTCTCAAGCAGCGCGATGGTCATGGTGTTAAACATGCCGATTGCCGAAACAACCAAGGCGACTAAGCCGAATAAGGATAAAATTATTTGTATTATTTTAAAAATCTTATTGGCTTGCTCAATGGTGTCCGATAAAGAAGAAACTAAAAATCCCGAATTAATAATCTCATTTCTGATATTTTCCATATATTCATTTTGCGAAACTTTAACTTTCAGCAAATCATACTTGCCAATCGCCAGATCGCTGATTGTCCGGTTGGGAATGTAGATATAGCTTGTGTCTTCATCTTCAACCACTCCTTTGATTGTGTATTTTTCTTCGCGCTCAACAACTTCCACTTCTTCAAATCCTTCTTCCGATATCTTGGTTAAAAACAGCGACAGCGCGATTTTCTTGCCGATAATTTCATTGGGAGCCAAGTTGAACAGCTGGGCCCCGGCTGAAGAAATAACCGCTTCGCAGCCATTTTCTTTATCAAAAACTTCGCCGTATTGGGGAGTAACGCCGCTTAAGCGAAAAAAAGAAGGATCAACGGCGTAAACCAAGCTGTCTCCGGTAAAATTATTCAATGACATCTGCGCCGACAAGTTCGCCACCGGACTGATTTCAACCACTTCTTTGATTTGGGAAATTTTATTTACGCTTTCTTGGTCCAAGCTTATCAAACCCGATGTTCCGGGGCTGACATCCAGGCTCAATAATGAATCGGCCGTGGTAATCCGGTTTAAAATGACATTCTGCAAGCCATAGCCCAGGGATACCAAAAACAACACCGTGCCGATGCCGACGCTTACTCCCAGGATAGTCAAAAAGGTCCTCATCGGCCTGGTTTTAAACATTCTGGTTGATAATGATAATGTGTCTGTAACGCGCATAAATTATTTATATTTGCCTAATATTAATAATTCCAGCCTTTTAGCCAGTTTTCTCGCGCTCCTCTTGTCCAATCCAACCCCGCCTTTGGCAATAGGCATATCCAATGTTTTTTGGAATATTTCACGATCAATTTTATTTTCAATTCTATTTCTGATAGCGGAATTCATCGTGTTCAAAGAATTTTGATCAGCCAGACTGATGTTAAAAGTGTCAAGCAGATAGCGCCTCAGCTGGCTTGCCTCGTCGTTTTCAGTAATCTGCTTCAATCTTATTTTTTCTTCTTCGGCTTCCAATAATTTTATTTCTTTTATTATGCTTTTTATTTTATCGGCCAATTTAATCGCGGTATTTTTATTCATACCCAAACCGCCTTTATTGATATCGGCGTCAAAAAATTTCGCTATTAAGCCGCTGTCGCTGATTCCTCTAATCAGCAATTCTTCGGTTTTTTTCTCAATTTGTCCAATCTCTTCCGCTGTCATATCAATCAAGGCCTCGGACACGATTTGTTTGGCTTTAAAAGGAATGAGCAAATTGCCTAATTGATTTGAGCTGATGTTTGAGTACGTCCTCGCCAGCAATTCCAATTCTTTGGAAAGCGTAACTTGCTCCTCTTTATTTTTATTAAGCTCTTGGTTAATCGGCTGGTTTGCTTTCGTATCAATAATTATTCCATCTTTCATATAAAAAACCCTATGGGCGTAATTCAAGTGCGCCGGATTATGAGTAACAAGAACAACGGTTTTTTTATGTTTCTCATTATAATTTTTTAACAAATTTAACACGTCTTCGGATGATTTTGAATCCAAATTGCCCACCGGCTCGTCAGCCAATAATATGTCCGGATCATTGATTAAAGCTCTGCAGATCGCCACTCTTTGCTGCTGCCCGCCTGATAAATCGGCCGGCGGTTTGTCCGCCTGCTCTTTGACGCCGAAATGTTCCAGCAATTTCATCGCTTTTCCCGCTCTTTCCGCGCTATCAGCGCCTATCGCGATCTGGGGTAAAATAACATTTTTAAAAACAGACAATGAAGAAATCAAATAATAGGCCTGAAAAATCATGCCAATTTTCATTTGGTGGATCGATTCTATTTCTTTATCGGAAAGATTTGACAAATTTTTATCGTCCACGTAAATATCGCCTTGGATGTTCGTTTCCAATCCCGCGATAGAATAAAGCAAAGTTGACTTCCCGCAACCCGAGGGGCCGAAAAATATGACAAACTCGCCCGGATATATTTCCAAATTTATATTTTTCAACGCGTAAAACTCATTGCTTTTGCCCAAGCCGTATACCACATTCAATTTTTTAATATTTATTATCGGCTTTACCGGCATAAAAAATATTATATTATTAAATAAATTTTAACGGCTTAACTTGCTTACCCAGCCGAAAGTTTGTTCCATATTCTTCATAATGATTTGGAAAACCGTCTCTTTCTGCCTGGGAATCAAAATGGTGTAGACTTTGGAAAGCGCCACGTTGCCGCCGGAATCAATGCTTTCCGCCTTGAACCTATAAACCGAACCTGGCTCAAATTTGGTGATTACCGCCACATGTTTTTTCGTGTAATTGCTGTCCAATTGTATTGATTCAGTTAATTCATCCTGCGAACCGATTCCTTTTTGGTAATAAACGCGGGTGGTGGCCGGCTCGTTGGTCAGCCAGGAAATAATGGTTTGCACTTTCACTTCCTTACCGGGAGAAATGGCCGAATTGGTCTGCACCTGATAAATAAGCGGGGGCAAATCATCTTCGCTGGTAAAGAAAGTCGGTATTAATTTGTTGATTGTGTTGCCTGAAATATCATTGCTTGACAGCTCTATTTCATAACCGACTCCGGCTTCAAAATCATCAACGGCAATCTCGTGGATGGTGGTAAAAGCCGAATCGGTTTCTGTTCTGGCTTCATCCACGGCTAAAACATTATTCCTGTAAGGAATGTACTTAATTTTGGAATTTGATTCAACGGTGGTAACCCATTGGAAAATCGCTTCTTGGCCGGATACTTTTTTAACGGTATAATTTTGGATTTCCAAAATCTCTTTTTCCGTGGTAAAGGTAAAATCTTTTGATTTGGAAACAGGCCCGACTGTCGGCTTGTTTCTTAGTTGGTAATGATAAACGGTTTCCGGCTCAAGGTTATAGATTGTCACTAAATGATTTTTTGTTTTAGCGTCAACATTGCCGGTAACCTGAATATAGGGATTTTCTTTGGCCGGATCATACTGGCCGGCTGAAGCAATGGCAACGAGGGAATTCGCTTCTTTATCCGTCTGCCAGGCAATGGTTGCCGATTTGGGAGCAACCGTGATTTTCGGCTCGCCGCTCATCACCGGCGCCGGAATGATATTGGCCAGTTTGTCAATGGAATCCTGTTGGAATGACAAAATCCGCTCCAGGCTGGCTATGGAAACTTGCGAAGCGGCGCGGTTAAAAATGTCCATGGCCTTTTCCGCGATTTGCTTTAAAATATTTTCTTTTTCCGCCAGCGCTTTTTCTTTTTCTTGGTTCGTCTGCGTTAATTCCTGCAGCCTTGCTTCTTGGTTAGTCAACTCATTAATAAACAGCGCGGTAATAAACGTTTTGTCTTCGGACACGCCGACATTGCCTGAGGAATCGGCCGAGGTGGCGCGGAAATGATAAATAGCCGAAGAATTAAGCCACTTAAGGGTTATTCTATGAGACTTGGTATTATCGCGTTTTCCATAGGAAGAGTTATTATAATTTAAGTCCGCGCCGTATTCCACAAAGCTGTCGCTGTTTTCATCAGTGTTCCATGTGATTACGGCGTAATCGCTGCCGGTTGATTCTACGTTAACCTTTGAAATAGCGGGCGTAGTTTTATCCACTATAATTTCTTCTCCTTCTCTATTTACAAATTTTTCCACTATTTTTTCCACTATTTTCTCAATCATAAGTATGCCGCCTCCCGTTGTC
This region of Patescibacteria group bacterium genomic DNA includes:
- the rnc gene encoding ribonuclease III; its protein translation is MRDFSKFEKRLGVKFKNQDLLVKAVVHRSYLNEHPNFKLGHNERLEFLGDAVLEIIVTEYLFYHFPDTQEGDLTNWRASLVNSKMLAEVANELGLEDYIYLSKGEAKDKNSKARQYILANAVEALIGAIYLDQGTRSAKKFIKNEILSKFDYILSHQLYIDPKSKFQEKAQEIFGTTPHYKVLSESGPDHDKIFEIGLFLGEELVARGKGSSKQEAQVDAASKGLKKKNW
- a CDS encoding ABC transporter ATP-binding protein, yielding MPVKPIINIKKLNVVYGLGKSNEFYALKNINLEIYPGEFVIFFGPSGCGKSTLLYSIAGLETNIQGDIYVDDKNLSNLSDKEIESIHQMKIGMIFQAYYLISSLSVFKNVILPQIAIGADSAERAGKAMKLLEHFGVKEQADKPPADLSGGQQQRVAICRALINDPDILLADEPVGNLDSKSSEDVLNLLKNYNEKHKKTVVLVTHNPAHLNYAHRVFYMKDGIIIDTKANQPINQELNKNKEEQVTLSKELELLARTYSNISSNQLGNLLIPFKAKQIVSEALIDMTAEEIGQIEKKTEELLIRGISDSGLIAKFFDADINKGGLGMNKNTAIKLADKIKSIIKEIKLLEAEEEKIRLKQITENDEASQLRRYLLDTFNISLADQNSLNTMNSAIRNRIENKIDREIFQKTLDMPIAKGGVGLDKRSARKLAKRLELLILGKYK
- a CDS encoding type IV pilus twitching motility protein PilT, producing the protein MNIKELFSAAVKKEASDLHLVVGLPPVLRIDGELVYIESEKPIAQKAMEQMIFSILTEDQKQRFISERELDISYELEDKSRFRVNLLYEKNNIGLVARVINDKMPTLEDIGMPEIVYQLLGLKQGLILITGPTGCGKSTTLAAMVNYINNNRCCHIITLEDPIEYLFKPKKSVIIQRQLGSDIQTFANGLKHVLRQDPDVVMVGEMRDLETVATTITLAETGHLVLATLHTYSAAQTVDRIIDIFPSHQQNQVRLQLSMVLASVISQRLLPKIKGGRIAAREILLNTSAVANLIRENKIAQIRTVIETSIKEGMVSMDQDLKRLYDNEMINKEVAQAQMENPELLEKVKK
- the rpmF gene encoding 50S ribosomal protein L32 → MSVPKKRRTKSSVGQRRSHHALKPKTLNKCPKCGKALLPHRACGFCGFYNGREVLKIKSKIKKEKK
- the nusB gene encoding transcription antitermination factor NusB; its protein translation is MSNRHLARTIAMQTLFCWDFNGKQENDLTDIINRNFIQFAPIFNDHGFVEKIIKEVIKNLPEIDKYITKYATEWPLEQITVVDRNILRIGVYELVFSKDIPAKVAINEAIEIAKTFGGESSGKFVNGVLGAIYKDMEKK
- a CDS encoding ABC transporter permease; the encoded protein is MRVTDTLSLSTRMFKTRPMRTFLTILGVSVGIGTVLFLVSLGYGLQNVILNRITTADSLLSLDVSPGTSGLISLDQESVNKISQIKEVVEISPVANLSAQMSLNNFTGDSLVYAVDPSFFRLSGVTPQYGEVFDKENGCEAVISSAGAQLFNLAPNEIIGKKIALSLFLTKISEEGFEEVEVVEREEKYTIKGVVEDEDTSYIYIPNRTISDLAIGKYDLLKVKVSQNEYMENIRNEIINSGFLVSSLSDTIEQANKIFKIIQIILSLFGLVALVVSAIGMFNTMTIALLERINEIGIMRSIGLTKKDIKRLFLFESIIMGFLGGIGGIIVGYLGGEIANLGINALAKNFGGQAFDLFYRPLWFMVVIVVFSTVIGFLTGVYPSKRAARLNPLEALRYK